One window of Arthrobacter oryzae genomic DNA carries:
- a CDS encoding urease accessory protein UreF: protein MLNTATSHQLALQQLTDSALPTGAFAHSLGFETYIERGLVHDEASFGVWLSAFVGQQLTYSDGLAIRFLYEGVPVAELDALLTAQLLPRQLREASTKMGTRLLEIGSEVFPSPELAEYRELVTAGRAAGHQPLAFAVVAHSLGVPPTEALAAYLFAAATSLTQNAVRAIPLGQNAGQRLLRKAADDVAAAAERIGRLAPDDFGAVSPGLEISQMRHERQRARMFMS, encoded by the coding sequence ATGCTGAACACAGCCACTAGCCACCAGCTCGCGCTCCAGCAGCTGACCGACTCCGCCCTGCCCACGGGGGCCTTCGCGCACTCGCTGGGCTTTGAGACCTACATCGAGCGCGGCCTGGTCCACGACGAGGCGTCCTTCGGGGTGTGGCTTTCGGCGTTCGTGGGGCAGCAGCTCACGTATTCCGACGGCCTGGCCATCCGCTTCCTCTACGAGGGCGTTCCCGTTGCGGAACTGGATGCGCTGCTGACAGCACAGCTCCTCCCTCGGCAGCTGCGGGAGGCGAGCACCAAGATGGGCACCCGGCTGCTGGAGATCGGCTCCGAGGTTTTCCCTTCCCCGGAGCTGGCGGAGTACCGGGAGCTGGTGACCGCCGGCCGCGCCGCCGGCCACCAGCCGCTGGCGTTCGCCGTCGTCGCCCATTCCCTGGGCGTGCCGCCCACCGAGGCGCTCGCCGCGTACCTTTTCGCCGCGGCCACCTCACTGACCCAGAACGCCGTCCGCGCCATTCCGCTGGGGCAGAACGCCGGCCAGCGGCTGCTGCGGAAAGCGGCCGACGACGTCGCTGCCGCCGCCGAACGGATCGGCCGCCTTGCGCCGGACGACTTCGGGGCCGTCAGCCCCGGACTGGAAATTTCGCAGATGCGGCACGAACGTCAACGTGCCCGCATGTTCATGAGCTAG
- a CDS encoding urease subunit beta, whose amino-acid sequence MIPGEYVLGTTPVVINAGREAADVVVVNTGDRPVQVGSHYHFAEANAALEFDRKAAYGRRLDIPAGTAARFEPGDSRTVRLIELAGSREVFGLSNAVNGALATADSGKGDAK is encoded by the coding sequence ATGATTCCAGGTGAGTACGTCCTCGGTACCACGCCCGTGGTGATCAACGCCGGACGCGAGGCGGCCGACGTCGTCGTGGTTAACACCGGTGACCGGCCCGTGCAGGTGGGCTCGCACTACCACTTCGCGGAAGCGAACGCCGCCCTTGAGTTTGACCGCAAGGCCGCCTACGGCCGCCGGCTGGACATTCCGGCCGGCACTGCGGCGCGGTTTGAGCCGGGGGACAGCAGGACCGTCAGGCTGATCGAACTGGCGGGCAGCCGCGAGGTGTTCGGACTCAGCAACGCGGTCAACGGTGCGCTGGCTACGGCCGACTCCGGCAAGGGGGACGCCAAGTGA
- the ureC gene encoding urease subunit alpha encodes MSFELTRRQYADLYGPTTGDAIRLADTELFLEIEKDLTVYGEEVVFGGGKVIRDGMGQNGQVTRDENVPDTVITNAVILDYTGIYKADVAIRDGHILKIGKAGNPQITDGVDIVIGASTEIIAGERKILTAGGVDTHIHFISPDQVPTALTSGVTTMVGGGTGPAEGTKATTVTPGKWHIQRMLQATEGMPINIGLFGKGHASAVEPLAEQIRAGAIGLKVHEDWGSTTSSIDNSLKVADEFDVQVAIHTDTLNECGFVEDTIRAIGGRVIHTFHTEGAGGGHAPDIIRIAGLPNVLPASTNPTLPYTRNTIEEHLDMLMVCHHLNPDIPEDVAFADSRIRAETIAAEDVLQDLGIFAITSSDSQAMGRVGEVITRTWQVADKMKKQRGVLKDPAGGAHGSEGSDNFRLKRYVAKYTINAAIAQGMADSIGSVEEGKFADLVLWDPAFFGVKPELVLKGGQIAYALMGDANASIPTPQPRTMRPMFAAFGKAVQQSSITFLSQAAIDAGVPEELGLQKNIRPVSGIRTLSKADLKFNDATPDIQVDPETYQVTVDGEDVTCEPADVLPMAQRYFLF; translated from the coding sequence GTGAGCTTCGAACTGACCCGCCGGCAGTACGCGGACCTGTACGGCCCGACGACGGGCGACGCCATCCGCCTCGCGGACACTGAACTGTTCCTAGAGATCGAAAAGGACCTCACCGTGTACGGCGAGGAAGTGGTGTTCGGCGGCGGCAAGGTGATCCGCGACGGCATGGGCCAGAACGGACAGGTCACCCGGGACGAAAATGTGCCTGATACCGTCATCACCAACGCCGTCATCCTGGACTACACCGGCATCTACAAGGCGGACGTGGCGATCAGGGACGGCCACATCCTCAAGATCGGCAAGGCCGGCAACCCGCAGATCACCGACGGCGTGGACATCGTCATCGGCGCCAGCACCGAAATCATCGCCGGCGAACGGAAAATCCTCACGGCCGGCGGCGTGGACACGCACATCCACTTCATCTCCCCGGACCAGGTGCCCACGGCCCTCACCAGCGGCGTGACCACCATGGTGGGCGGCGGTACCGGGCCGGCCGAAGGCACCAAGGCCACCACCGTCACTCCCGGCAAATGGCACATCCAGCGGATGCTGCAGGCCACCGAAGGCATGCCCATCAACATCGGCCTGTTCGGCAAGGGCCACGCGTCCGCCGTCGAACCCCTCGCGGAGCAGATCCGGGCCGGCGCGATCGGGCTCAAGGTCCACGAGGACTGGGGCTCCACCACGTCCTCGATCGACAACTCCCTGAAGGTGGCGGACGAATTCGACGTCCAAGTGGCCATCCACACGGACACCCTTAACGAGTGCGGCTTCGTGGAGGACACCATCCGGGCCATCGGCGGCCGGGTGATCCACACGTTCCACACCGAGGGAGCCGGCGGCGGCCACGCCCCGGACATCATCAGAATCGCCGGGCTGCCCAACGTGCTGCCCGCGTCCACCAACCCCACGCTGCCGTACACGCGGAACACCATCGAAGAGCACCTGGACATGCTCATGGTGTGCCACCACCTCAACCCGGACATCCCGGAAGACGTGGCGTTCGCCGATTCCCGGATCCGCGCCGAGACCATCGCCGCCGAGGACGTCCTGCAGGACCTGGGCATTTTCGCCATCACCTCCTCCGACTCCCAGGCCATGGGCCGGGTGGGCGAGGTGATCACCCGCACCTGGCAGGTGGCGGACAAAATGAAGAAGCAGCGCGGGGTGCTGAAGGACCCGGCCGGCGGCGCGCACGGATCAGAAGGCAGCGACAACTTCCGGCTCAAGCGCTACGTGGCGAAGTACACCATCAACGCCGCGATCGCGCAGGGCATGGCGGACTCCATCGGCTCGGTGGAGGAAGGCAAGTTCGCGGACCTGGTGCTCTGGGACCCGGCGTTCTTCGGGGTCAAGCCCGAACTGGTGCTCAAAGGCGGCCAGATCGCCTACGCCCTGATGGGTGACGCCAACGCCTCCATCCCCACGCCGCAGCCGCGCACCATGCGCCCGATGTTCGCCGCGTTCGGCAAGGCCGTGCAGCAGTCCTCCATCACGTTCCTGTCGCAGGCCGCAATCGATGCCGGCGTGCCGGAGGAACTGGGGCTCCAAAAGAACATCCGGCCAGTTTCCGGCATCCGCACGTTGTCCAAGGCCGACCTCAAGTTCAACGACGCCACGCCGGACATCCAGGTGGACCCGGAAACGTACCAGGTGACCGTGGACGGCGAGGACGTGACCTGTGAACCCGCGGACGTGCTGCCCATGGCGCAGCGCTACTTCCTGTTCTAA
- a CDS encoding urease subunit gamma, translating into MHLMPREQEKLMIVVAADLARRRQARGLKLNFPESVAIISYELIEGARDGRTVADLMSYGTTILTREDVMEGVPEMIHDVQIEATFPDGTKLVTVHDPIR; encoded by the coding sequence ATGCATCTGATGCCCCGTGAGCAGGAAAAGCTCATGATCGTGGTCGCCGCTGACCTGGCCCGGCGCCGCCAGGCCCGCGGCTTGAAGCTCAACTTCCCTGAGTCCGTGGCCATCATCAGCTATGAACTGATCGAGGGCGCCCGGGACGGCCGCACCGTCGCCGACCTCATGAGCTACGGCACCACGATCCTCACCCGTGAGGACGTGATGGAGGGCGTACCGGAAATGATCCACGACGTCCAGATCGAAGCCACGTTCCCGGACGGCACCAAGCTCGTCACTGTCCACGATCCGATCCGCTAA
- the ureG gene encoding urease accessory protein UreG: MSEPIKIGIGGPVGAGKTQLVERLTRHMSREISMAAITNDIYTIEDAKILAANGILPEDRIIGVETGGCPHTAIREDTSMNTAAIEELKKRHPDLQVIFVESGGDNLSATFSPELVDFSIYIIDVAQGEKIPRKAGQGMIKSDLFIINKTDLAPHVGADLAVMERDSKEFRGEKPFCFTNLKTDEGLDAVIEWVRRDVLMLDLAP; the protein is encoded by the coding sequence ATGTCTGAACCCATCAAAATCGGCATCGGCGGACCGGTCGGTGCCGGCAAGACCCAGCTCGTGGAGCGTCTCACCCGGCACATGAGCCGCGAAATCTCCATGGCCGCCATCACCAACGACATCTACACCATCGAGGACGCCAAGATCCTGGCCGCCAACGGCATCCTTCCCGAGGACAGGATCATCGGCGTCGAAACCGGCGGCTGCCCGCACACCGCGATCCGTGAAGACACCTCCATGAACACGGCGGCGATCGAAGAGCTCAAGAAGCGCCACCCGGACCTTCAGGTGATCTTCGTGGAGTCCGGCGGCGACAACCTCTCGGCCACATTCAGCCCCGAACTGGTGGATTTCTCGATCTACATCATCGACGTGGCGCAGGGCGAGAAGATCCCGCGCAAGGCCGGCCAGGGCATGATCAAGTCCGATCTGTTCATCATCAATAAAACCGACCTCGCCCCGCACGTGGGCGCCGACCTTGCCGTCATGGAACGGGACTCGAAGGAATTCCGGGGCGAGAAGCCGTTCTGCTTCACCAACCTGAAAACCGACGAAGGCCTGGACGCCGTCATCGAATGGGTGCGGCGCGACGTCCTGATGCTCGACCTCGCCCCATGA
- a CDS encoding carbohydrate ABC transporter permease, translating into MSAGALTARGRARGGALGWMVLPALLFFAAFAVLPLLGVVALSFATWDGIGAISLAGMDNWLAVLSDPVMYNAVWLTFVIMVVSWLVQTPISLLLGTFTAGSQKYRAVLAVLYFLPLLLSSAAIAIAYKALLDPNFGLAEGLGLPFLAQDWLGQPQLVLFLVIFVIAWQFVPFHTLIYQGGVRQIPKSLYEAAEIDGAGRVKQFFYITVPQLKYTIITSSTLMVVGSLTYFDLVFVLTAGGPGNSTRILALDMYLTGFRANLMGPASVIAVILVVVGLGLALLLQRLGGKNSGGSQLEGL; encoded by the coding sequence ATGAGCGCCGGAGCCCTCACTGCCCGTGGCAGGGCCCGGGGCGGAGCGCTGGGCTGGATGGTCCTGCCCGCCCTCCTGTTCTTCGCGGCCTTCGCCGTCCTTCCACTCCTGGGCGTCGTTGCCCTGAGCTTCGCCACCTGGGACGGCATCGGTGCCATCAGCCTGGCAGGCATGGACAACTGGCTTGCCGTTCTCTCCGATCCCGTCATGTACAACGCGGTGTGGCTGACCTTCGTGATCATGGTGGTGTCCTGGCTGGTGCAGACGCCCATCAGCCTGCTGCTCGGCACCTTCACTGCCGGCAGCCAGAAGTACCGGGCGGTACTGGCGGTGCTCTACTTCCTGCCGCTGCTGCTCTCCTCAGCCGCCATCGCCATTGCGTACAAGGCGTTGCTTGACCCCAACTTCGGGCTGGCTGAAGGCCTGGGCCTGCCGTTCCTGGCGCAGGACTGGCTCGGACAGCCCCAGCTGGTGCTGTTCCTGGTGATCTTCGTGATTGCGTGGCAGTTCGTTCCGTTCCACACCCTGATCTACCAGGGCGGCGTCCGGCAGATCCCCAAGTCCCTGTACGAGGCTGCCGAGATCGACGGCGCGGGCCGGGTGAAGCAGTTCTTCTACATCACCGTGCCGCAGCTCAAGTACACGATCATCACGTCCTCCACCCTCATGGTGGTGGGTTCGCTGACCTACTTCGACCTCGTTTTCGTCCTCACCGCCGGCGGGCCGGGCAACTCCACCAGGATCCTGGCCCTGGACATGTACCTGACCGGCTTCCGCGCCAACCTGATGGGCCCCGCCAGTGTCATCGCCGTCATCCTGGTGGTGGTGGGACTCGGCCTGGCCCTGCTGCTGCAGCGGCTGGGCGGCAAGAACTCCGGCGGCAGCCAGTTGGAAGGACTCTAG
- a CDS encoding DUF4193 domain-containing protein has protein sequence MATDYDEVRSDVKESQENSLEALQSANAPDARSVVRELDETDALDDGMVPGGEFVAEELVVQVVPQAQDEFTCYSCFLVRHRSQIAREKNGHAYCVDCEG, from the coding sequence GTGGCAACCGATTACGACGAAGTACGATCCGACGTCAAGGAATCCCAGGAGAACTCCCTCGAGGCTCTTCAGTCCGCCAACGCCCCCGATGCTCGAAGCGTTGTCCGGGAACTGGATGAGACCGACGCGCTCGACGACGGCATGGTCCCCGGCGGCGAGTTCGTCGCCGAGGAACTGGTGGTCCAGGTCGTTCCCCAGGCGCAGGATGAATTCACCTGCTACTCCTGTTTCCTGGTCCGGCACCGGTCCCAGATCGCCCGTGAAAAGAACGGCCACGCCTATTGCGTTGATTGCGAAGGCTAA
- a CDS encoding carbohydrate ABC transporter permease: MSATLTKPTPAALTPGEPAPNRGLGRRFRKLNVPGGLGGWMWLAVIIIPIYYIVITSFKSQAGYFSENPLAPPSNPTVDNYRMVLEADFARYFLNSSLVTAGAVLPTVLFSFMAAFAIVRGRGKFLKLVNGLFLMGLAIPLQATIIPVYLLIIRLNLYDSLLALILPSIAFGIPLTVLILANFIRDVPDELFESMRLDGCNEWQTMWRLALPLVKPAIVTVAIYNGLGVWNGFLLPLILTQSPELRVLPLALWTFQGQYSVNIPAVLASVVLTTLPILVLYIVGRRQLLSGLTAGFSK; this comes from the coding sequence ATGAGCGCCACCCTGACCAAGCCAACGCCCGCAGCCCTCACCCCGGGGGAACCTGCGCCGAACCGCGGCCTCGGCCGCCGCTTCCGGAAACTGAACGTTCCCGGCGGCCTGGGCGGCTGGATGTGGCTCGCCGTCATCATCATTCCCATCTATTACATCGTGATCACCAGCTTCAAGAGCCAGGCGGGATACTTCAGCGAAAACCCGCTGGCACCGCCGTCGAACCCCACGGTGGACAACTACCGGATGGTCCTGGAAGCCGACTTCGCCCGGTACTTCCTCAACAGCTCGCTGGTGACGGCGGGAGCCGTACTGCCCACGGTGCTGTTCTCCTTCATGGCGGCGTTCGCGATTGTCCGCGGCCGCGGGAAGTTCCTGAAGCTCGTCAACGGACTGTTCCTGATGGGCCTGGCCATCCCGCTGCAGGCCACCATCATCCCGGTGTACCTGCTCATCATCCGGTTGAACCTCTACGACAGCCTGCTGGCCCTGATCCTGCCGTCCATCGCGTTCGGGATCCCGCTCACGGTGCTGATCCTGGCCAACTTCATCCGGGACGTGCCGGACGAACTGTTCGAGTCCATGCGCCTGGACGGCTGCAACGAATGGCAGACCATGTGGCGGCTCGCGCTGCCGCTGGTGAAACCGGCCATCGTCACCGTGGCCATCTACAACGGACTGGGGGTGTGGAACGGCTTCCTGCTGCCGCTGATCCTCACCCAGAGTCCGGAACTTCGCGTCCTGCCGCTGGCGCTGTGGACCTTCCAGGGCCAATACAGCGTGAACATCCCCGCGGTGCTGGCCTCCGTGGTCCTCACTACCCTGCCCATCCTTGTCCTGTACATCGTGGGCCGCCGCCAGCTGCTGAGCGGCCTCACCGCCGGCTTCAGCAAGTGA
- a CDS encoding extracellular solute-binding protein: MEPRLSSRRSFLSLAALTPLAAWTVTACGTSGPGTAPAGGATFWSLTGEPNESIRKKSLEAFNAANPDSRIVATVFQNDAYKTKIKTAIGAGQAPTIIYGWGGGTLKTYAQAGQVEDLTGWFDANPDVKAKLFPSSFAAATVDGKIYAVPTQTVAPIVFYYNKELFSKANAQPPKTWDDLLALTRTFNDMGVAPLSLGGQSRWTSMMWLEYLLDRIGGPDVFQAIFDGKANAWSDPAVLETCAKIQELVSANGFVKGFSSITADSNADQALLFTGKAAMMLHGAWTYGGMKHDGGTFVQDGKLGWFDFPTVAGGKGDPLNTVGNPAQYLSISAKASAAEKEAAKKFFKDGLLTTDEITAYISSGAVPIVQGIEDKLASSEDKDFLNYVYTLSKNAPSLQQSWDQALSPTAAEALLSNIDQLFLKSITPAQFADNMNATLGK, from the coding sequence ATGGAACCACGCCTTTCGTCACGCAGGTCATTCCTTAGCCTTGCAGCCCTCACTCCCCTCGCCGCCTGGACGGTGACCGCCTGCGGCACGTCGGGGCCCGGCACGGCACCGGCCGGGGGCGCCACGTTCTGGTCCCTGACCGGGGAACCCAACGAGTCCATCCGGAAAAAGAGCCTGGAGGCCTTCAATGCCGCCAACCCGGATTCCAGGATCGTGGCCACGGTCTTCCAGAACGATGCCTACAAGACCAAAATCAAGACGGCCATCGGCGCGGGCCAGGCTCCCACCATCATTTACGGCTGGGGCGGCGGAACCCTGAAAACCTATGCACAGGCGGGGCAGGTGGAGGACCTCACGGGGTGGTTCGACGCGAATCCCGACGTCAAGGCCAAGCTCTTCCCGTCCTCCTTTGCCGCGGCCACCGTCGACGGCAAGATCTACGCCGTGCCCACGCAGACCGTGGCGCCGATTGTCTTCTACTACAACAAGGAACTCTTCTCGAAGGCCAACGCCCAGCCGCCCAAGACCTGGGACGACCTCCTCGCCCTGACCAGGACCTTCAACGACATGGGCGTGGCCCCGCTGTCACTCGGCGGCCAGTCCCGCTGGACGTCCATGATGTGGCTGGAATACCTCCTGGACCGGATCGGCGGCCCGGACGTCTTCCAGGCGATCTTCGACGGCAAGGCCAACGCCTGGTCCGATCCGGCGGTGCTGGAAACCTGCGCCAAGATCCAGGAACTGGTCTCCGCCAACGGGTTCGTCAAGGGCTTCTCCTCCATCACGGCGGACAGCAACGCGGACCAGGCACTCCTGTTCACCGGCAAGGCGGCCATGATGCTGCACGGAGCCTGGACGTACGGGGGCATGAAGCACGACGGCGGCACGTTCGTCCAGGACGGAAAGCTCGGCTGGTTCGACTTCCCCACCGTCGCCGGCGGCAAGGGGGATCCGCTCAACACGGTGGGCAATCCCGCCCAGTACCTGTCCATCTCCGCCAAGGCGAGCGCCGCCGAAAAGGAAGCAGCCAAGAAGTTCTTCAAGGACGGCCTGCTGACCACGGATGAAATCACCGCCTACATCTCGTCCGGGGCCGTGCCCATCGTGCAGGGCATCGAGGACAAGCTCGCCTCCAGCGAGGACAAGGACTTCCTGAACTACGTGTACACGCTAAGCAAGAACGCGCCCAGCCTGCAGCAGTCCTGGGACCAGGCCCTCAGTCCCACGGCGGCCGAGGCGCTGCTGAGCAACATCGACCAGCTGTTCCTGAAGTCCATCACCCCGGCGCAGTTCGCCGACAACATGAATGCGACGCTTGGAAAATGA
- a CDS encoding Gfo/Idh/MocA family protein: MENTPMSTPHNGTPERTAPPIRVGMVGHAFMGAAHSHAWRTAPRFFDLPLVPELTVLAGRDGDRVTAAARRLGWAATETDWRALVERDDVDLVDICTPGDTHAEIAIAAMRAGKHVLCEKPLANSVAEAEEMTEVAAEAAARGVFAMCGYSYRRTPALALARNMVRDGKLGTIRQVRAQYLQDWLSDENAPLTWRMDKAKSGSGALGDIGAHSIDAAQFVTGQSITGVSAIMETFTRERPVGGDFVGLGGNGATGAGVERGPVTVDDAVIFSARFDGGPIGVFEASRAALGRKNAMRLEVNGSRGSIAFDFEDMNYLNYYDGGSGADADSLGFRRINVTEAHHPYTGNWWPVGHGLGYEHGFTHQVVDLLTAIGAGIQPTPSFPDALQVQRVLAAVENSAGGDSRWTSVD, from the coding sequence ATGGAGAACACACCCATGAGCACGCCGCACAACGGAACGCCCGAAAGGACGGCCCCGCCGATCCGCGTCGGCATGGTGGGCCATGCCTTTATGGGCGCCGCCCACTCGCACGCCTGGCGCACCGCACCGCGTTTCTTCGACCTCCCGCTGGTCCCCGAGCTGACCGTCCTGGCCGGCCGGGACGGGGACCGCGTCACCGCGGCCGCCCGCCGCCTGGGCTGGGCCGCCACCGAAACGGACTGGCGGGCGCTGGTGGAGCGGGACGACGTCGACCTGGTGGACATCTGCACTCCCGGCGACACCCACGCGGAGATCGCCATCGCCGCAATGCGGGCAGGGAAGCACGTGCTCTGCGAAAAGCCGCTGGCCAACAGCGTGGCGGAAGCCGAGGAGATGACGGAGGTTGCCGCCGAGGCTGCGGCGCGCGGCGTCTTCGCCATGTGCGGCTATTCGTACCGTCGCACCCCCGCCCTGGCACTGGCCCGGAACATGGTGCGGGACGGCAAACTCGGAACCATCCGGCAGGTGCGCGCACAGTATCTGCAGGACTGGCTCTCGGACGAGAACGCACCGCTGACCTGGCGGATGGACAAGGCGAAATCCGGTTCCGGCGCCCTCGGGGACATCGGCGCGCACAGCATCGACGCCGCCCAGTTCGTCACCGGGCAGAGCATCACGGGCGTCTCGGCCATCATGGAGACCTTCACCAGGGAACGTCCCGTGGGCGGGGACTTCGTGGGCCTCGGCGGGAACGGCGCGACGGGTGCCGGCGTCGAACGCGGTCCGGTGACCGTGGACGATGCGGTGATTTTCAGTGCACGGTTCGACGGCGGCCCGATCGGCGTCTTCGAAGCCAGCCGGGCGGCGCTCGGCAGGAAGAATGCCATGCGCCTGGAGGTGAACGGCTCGCGCGGGTCCATCGCCTTCGATTTCGAGGATATGAACTACCTGAACTACTACGACGGCGGCAGCGGCGCCGATGCGGATTCGCTCGGCTTCCGACGGATCAACGTCACGGAGGCCCACCACCCGTACACCGGGAACTGGTGGCCGGTGGGCCACGGGCTCGGTTACGAGCACGGCTTCACGCACCAGGTGGTGGACCTGCTGACGGCCATCGGGGCCGGAATCCAGCCCACGCCGTCGTTCCCGGATGCGCTGCAGGTGCAGCGGGTGCTGGCGGCAGTGGAAAACAGCGCAGGCGGGGATTCCCGCTGGACTTCAGTGGACTGA
- a CDS encoding LacI family DNA-binding transcriptional regulator, with protein MPAQTPKARLNLADVAALAGVSAPTVSKVINGRDDVAEATRARVQKALVKLGYESPMQRRVRSGGPVLVDLVFDGLDSSYSLEVMSGIVGCAAEEGVEVVLSSVTPDKLKNTDHEQWSQRLFDAGRKGLILVTSEITPGQLESFRRRNIPVVVIDPLNPPRSGFVSVGATNWAGGKAAAEHLISLGHRKIAFLGGPEAAECSVARLHGYLAALRANNIPANPDYIVAGQFQRYFGVAGARQLFALADRPTAIFAGNDAIALGVLDEARAHGINVPGELSLVGFDGTDVTEQSVPRLTSVAQPLQEMGRTALRSVLRLAGGEALESTHVELATRLVVRDSTAAPAG; from the coding sequence ATGCCTGCACAGACACCGAAGGCCAGGCTGAACCTGGCTGACGTCGCGGCCCTGGCCGGGGTGTCCGCGCCCACTGTTTCCAAAGTCATCAACGGCCGTGACGACGTCGCGGAGGCAACCCGCGCCCGCGTACAGAAGGCCCTCGTCAAGCTGGGCTACGAGTCTCCGATGCAGCGCAGGGTCAGGTCCGGCGGCCCGGTGCTCGTGGACCTGGTGTTTGACGGACTGGACAGCTCCTACTCGCTGGAGGTGATGTCCGGGATTGTGGGCTGTGCGGCCGAGGAGGGCGTTGAGGTGGTCTTGAGCAGCGTGACTCCGGACAAACTGAAGAACACGGACCACGAGCAGTGGTCGCAGCGGCTCTTCGACGCGGGCAGGAAAGGCCTCATCCTGGTGACGTCCGAAATCACTCCGGGCCAGCTGGAGTCCTTCCGGCGCAGGAACATACCGGTGGTGGTGATCGATCCGCTGAATCCGCCCCGCTCCGGGTTCGTCAGCGTCGGTGCCACCAACTGGGCCGGCGGCAAGGCGGCGGCCGAGCACCTGATCTCCCTGGGGCACAGGAAGATCGCCTTCCTGGGCGGCCCCGAAGCCGCAGAGTGCAGTGTCGCCCGGCTCCACGGCTACCTGGCGGCCCTGCGTGCCAACAACATCCCGGCCAATCCGGACTATATTGTGGCCGGCCAGTTCCAGCGCTACTTTGGCGTTGCCGGTGCGCGCCAGCTGTTCGCCCTCGCGGACCGGCCCACCGCAATCTTTGCCGGCAATGATGCGATCGCCCTGGGCGTCCTGGACGAAGCCCGTGCGCACGGCATCAACGTTCCCGGTGAGCTCAGCCTGGTGGGCTTCGACGGGACCGACGTCACCGAACAGTCCGTACCGCGCCTGACTTCCGTGGCCCAGCCGCTGCAGGAGATGGGGCGGACGGCGCTCCGATCCGTCCTGCGGCTGGCCGGCGGGGAGGCCCTTGAATCAACACACGTAGAATTGGCTACCCGGCTGGTGGTCAGGGACTCCACGGCGGCGCCCGCCGGCTGA
- the ureE gene encoding urease accessory protein UreE produces the protein MIIEKILGNLHDLPAAETAAFAGLHQEKVVLPSALLVKRIQRVTTDHGHEIGIRLPSGSGDLRDGDILHVADTNMIVVSVLPTDVLVVAPRTIHEMGVVAHSLGNRHLQAQFFDASSEYAAEVMVCAYDHTVEDYLKHVGVPYDRQERVMPVPFRHAEHSH, from the coding sequence GTGATTATCGAAAAGATCCTCGGCAACCTGCACGACCTCCCCGCCGCTGAAACCGCGGCGTTCGCCGGGCTGCACCAGGAGAAAGTGGTGCTTCCCAGCGCCCTGCTGGTCAAACGCATCCAGCGCGTCACCACGGACCACGGCCACGAAATCGGAATCCGGCTGCCGTCCGGTTCCGGTGACCTCCGTGACGGCGACATCCTGCACGTGGCGGATACCAACATGATCGTGGTGTCCGTGCTGCCCACCGACGTCCTGGTGGTGGCGCCCCGGACCATCCACGAAATGGGTGTGGTGGCGCACTCGCTCGGCAACCGGCACCTGCAGGCGCAGTTCTTCGACGCCTCCTCCGAGTACGCGGCCGAGGTGATGGTGTGCGCCTACGACCACACCGTGGAGGACTACCTCAAACACGTCGGCGTGCCCTACGACCGCCAGGAACGCGTCATGCCTGTGCCTTTCCGCCATGCTGAACACAGCCACTAG